From Shewanella yunxiaonensis, the proteins below share one genomic window:
- a CDS encoding PadR family transcriptional regulator, with amino-acid sequence MKPFHGMSSDRHHGGQGKPFFTKGAHTGSHANIKTHAEEEPQRHRRFHRGELKGLVLHLLTQGPAHGYELIKAIGDQVGGDYQPSPGVIYPTLNALEAAALICAEGEDGVQEGRKAYAITEAGKAHLAAHAEQLSVLLQRLEQKALKQRARNNPQINGAMEQLKTALRNKFANGELTESSVAAIAQLLERAAQDIEQC; translated from the coding sequence ATGAAACCATTTCATGGAATGTCATCAGACAGACATCACGGCGGCCAAGGTAAACCTTTCTTCACCAAAGGCGCACACACCGGCTCACATGCCAACATAAAAACGCATGCTGAGGAGGAACCACAGCGTCATCGTCGTTTTCATCGCGGCGAATTAAAAGGGTTAGTACTGCATCTTCTCACTCAGGGTCCGGCGCATGGATATGAGCTGATCAAGGCCATTGGCGATCAGGTCGGTGGTGACTATCAACCAAGTCCGGGAGTTATCTATCCAACCTTAAATGCACTGGAAGCAGCAGCGCTTATTTGTGCAGAAGGTGAAGACGGTGTCCAGGAAGGGCGTAAGGCTTATGCGATCACCGAGGCGGGGAAAGCCCATCTGGCAGCTCATGCCGAGCAATTGTCAGTGTTATTGCAACGTCTGGAACAAAAAGCGCTGAAGCAACGCGCGCGCAATAATCCCCAAATCAACGGTGCAATGGAGCAATTAAAGACCGCTTTACGCAACAAGTTTGCCAATGGTGAACTCACCGAGTCGTCAGTGGCTGCAATAGCACAACTCCTAGAGCGCGCTGCTCAAGACATTGAACAATGCTGA
- a CDS encoding M14 family metallopeptidase, whose protein sequence is MLPLSAMAQTAPATTYVNDNILPAVQPWHGADESLMQAQESDWATPFEQSSGMRSPSYGDTIAWLDKLMSDSSGLEKVSLGKSPQGRDIWMYIASDEDAKTPQQLKANHKPTVLVQAGIHGGEIDGKDAGMMLLRDIFQGEKRQLLEHVNLLFVPILNVDGHERSGEYNRVNQRGPVEMGWRSNSQNLNLNRDYAKADTLEIQDILGAINRWDPQLYIDVHVTDGLDYQYDITFGYNTAQGFSPNIYQWFSQRYRPQIEQALTAAGHTPGPLVFTVDNTDLSKGLEQWHPSQRYSDGYGDARHLPTVLIENHSLKPFKQRVLGTYVMLQQTLETVGAEATRLQAAIEKDRYRYPQLVTLTWEQQQQPLTQDFKGIDYTLAPSPISGAPVVRWNGEPKLYPQLPVFGATQEGQRVSRPAAYYIPPQWQTVIHRLMIHGIRMNTLEQPTKMSLQQYQLSEPAFSQSSFEGHQRVTAQAKLTKVTLTLPAGTMEVPTDQPLGDLAMMLLEPLSPDSFLQWGFFNTIFNRTEYIEDYAVEPMAAQMLATQPDLKKAFEAALKDAAFAADPKARLRWFYERSPYYDQQYLRYPVYRSR, encoded by the coding sequence ATGCTGCCGCTATCAGCTATGGCACAAACAGCACCCGCTACCACTTATGTCAATGATAACATCCTGCCAGCAGTCCAACCCTGGCATGGTGCAGATGAATCCTTGATGCAAGCGCAGGAAAGCGATTGGGCGACACCATTTGAACAAAGCAGTGGAATGCGCAGCCCGAGTTACGGCGACACCATTGCCTGGCTCGATAAACTCATGAGTGACAGCAGCGGGCTGGAGAAAGTGAGCCTCGGCAAGAGCCCGCAGGGACGCGATATCTGGATGTATATCGCCAGCGATGAAGATGCCAAAACTCCGCAGCAACTCAAGGCGAACCATAAACCGACAGTACTGGTACAAGCGGGCATCCATGGGGGTGAGATAGATGGCAAAGACGCTGGCATGATGCTGCTGCGCGATATCTTCCAAGGTGAGAAACGACAACTACTGGAACATGTTAACCTGCTGTTTGTGCCGATACTGAACGTCGACGGCCATGAACGCAGTGGTGAATATAATCGGGTGAACCAACGCGGTCCGGTGGAAATGGGATGGCGCAGCAACAGCCAGAACCTGAATCTTAACCGGGATTACGCCAAAGCGGATACCCTGGAAATTCAGGATATTCTCGGAGCCATCAATCGCTGGGACCCACAGTTGTATATTGACGTGCATGTCACTGATGGTCTGGACTATCAATACGATATCACCTTCGGTTACAACACCGCACAAGGGTTTAGCCCCAATATTTATCAATGGTTTTCCCAGCGTTATCGACCGCAGATAGAACAGGCGCTCACTGCCGCAGGACACACACCAGGGCCCTTGGTATTTACCGTCGACAATACCGATTTATCTAAGGGACTGGAACAATGGCACCCCAGCCAACGCTACTCAGACGGTTATGGCGATGCCCGTCATCTACCCACAGTACTCATTGAAAATCACAGTCTGAAACCTTTTAAACAGCGGGTGTTGGGCACCTATGTGATGCTACAACAAACCTTAGAAACGGTTGGGGCGGAGGCCACCCGCTTGCAGGCGGCGATTGAAAAAGATCGTTATCGTTACCCACAACTGGTGACATTAACTTGGGAACAGCAACAACAACCGCTGACACAAGATTTTAAAGGCATTGACTACACGCTAGCGCCAAGCCCAATTTCTGGTGCTCCCGTCGTACGTTGGAACGGCGAACCTAAATTATACCCCCAGCTTCCGGTGTTCGGTGCCACACAGGAGGGGCAACGCGTCAGTCGTCCTGCCGCCTATTACATTCCGCCACAGTGGCAGACGGTTATTCATCGCCTGATGATCCACGGGATACGCATGAATACACTTGAGCAACCGACCAAGATGTCATTACAGCAATACCAGCTGAGTGAACCGGCGTTCAGCCAAAGCAGTTTTGAAGGCCACCAGCGGGTAACGGCACAGGCGAAATTGACTAAAGTGACACTCACGCTACCTGCCGGTACGATGGAAGTTCCCACCGATCAACCCTTAGGCGATTTGGCGATGATGTTATTAGAGCCGCTATCGCCCGATTCATTTTTACAGTGGGGCTTTTTTAACACCATCTTTAACCGCACTGAATACATTGAAGACTATGCGGTCGAGCCGATGGCAGCCCAAATGCTCGCTACGCAGCCAGACCTAAAAAAGGCTTTTGAAGCAGCACTAAAAGATGCGGCATTTGCCGCTGATCCCAAAGCCCGCCTGCGCTGGTTCTATGAACGCAGTCCCTATTATGATCAGCAGTATCTGCGCTACCCGGTTTACCGCAGCCGTTAA
- a CDS encoding SDR family oxidoreductase, with protein MASSALQHKRVVVIGGSSGIGLRVAELCAEAGAKLLIVGRNQQRLAAAQDKLSALGAIVETAQVDAHDHQALADFFANAGAFDHLVSMVGDVMGGGFLSADMAVIRHVLESKFFTNVRIGQLAANHINQGGSLVFTSGTGGRAQDACGSYIGNLGINALVEGLAVELAPKARVNAVSPTWTVTPFWRDLPAEQVAQIKAHFATAIPMKRTAEIDELASAYLFLITNGFITGQHIAVDGGIMLGA; from the coding sequence ATGGCAAGTAGTGCATTACAGCATAAGCGGGTTGTGGTCATCGGCGGTAGTTCAGGAATTGGTTTACGAGTCGCCGAACTCTGTGCAGAAGCCGGAGCAAAACTGTTGATCGTCGGGCGTAATCAGCAGCGTTTAGCGGCAGCTCAGGACAAATTGTCTGCACTTGGTGCCATTGTTGAAACCGCACAGGTAGATGCTCATGATCATCAGGCACTGGCAGATTTCTTTGCCAATGCTGGCGCGTTCGATCACTTAGTTTCCATGGTGGGCGACGTCATGGGCGGTGGCTTTCTGTCAGCAGATATGGCGGTCATCCGTCATGTACTGGAATCGAAATTTTTCACCAATGTGCGCATTGGTCAGTTAGCGGCCAACCACATCAATCAAGGTGGTAGTCTGGTGTTTACTTCCGGTACTGGTGGCCGGGCGCAGGATGCCTGCGGCAGCTATATTGGCAACCTTGGGATCAATGCATTGGTGGAAGGCTTAGCCGTAGAGCTGGCACCGAAAGCCAGAGTAAATGCAGTATCACCAACCTGGACCGTAACCCCCTTCTGGCGCGATCTGCCAGCCGAACAAGTGGCACAAATCAAAGCGCATTTTGCAACCGCCATCCCGATGAAGCGGACCGCAGAGATTGACGAATTGGCATCAGCTTACCTGTTTCTGATCACCAATGGCTTTATCACCGGACAGCATATTGCGGTCGATGGTGGCATCATGCTGGGAGCATAG
- the hslO gene encoding Hsp33 family molecular chaperone HslO — MNQDQLHRYLFDNADVRGELVQLQQSYQQVLGTHQYPPRLQVLLGELLAATSLLTATLKFDGDISVQLQSQGPVSLAVINGTNKQQLRGVARWEGEIADDASLEQLFPQGYMAITITPEDGERYQGVVALDKPTVAQCLEGYFAQSEQLPTGIWLFADGRQAAGMMLQVLPSQHAENDAFEHLMQLTATITADELYQLSAREVLHRLYHQEDLRLFDPIDVSFRCTCSRERCAGAIRTIDKAEIDSIIAERGAVDMDCEYCNSHYHFDAIDIEAIFKISSAPERQQ, encoded by the coding sequence ATGAACCAAGACCAACTTCATCGTTACCTGTTCGACAATGCCGATGTGCGCGGCGAACTGGTGCAGTTGCAACAGAGTTATCAGCAGGTATTGGGGACCCACCAATACCCACCCCGGCTGCAAGTGCTGCTGGGCGAACTGCTCGCGGCAACATCGCTATTAACCGCCACCTTGAAATTTGATGGCGACATCAGCGTGCAATTGCAAAGCCAAGGGCCGGTATCACTGGCAGTAATTAATGGTACCAATAAGCAACAACTGCGTGGTGTGGCCCGCTGGGAAGGGGAAATTGCCGACGATGCGTCGCTGGAACAGCTGTTTCCTCAAGGCTACATGGCTATCACCATCACCCCGGAAGATGGTGAGCGCTATCAAGGAGTCGTGGCCTTAGATAAACCTACGGTCGCACAGTGTTTGGAAGGCTACTTTGCCCAGTCGGAGCAGCTGCCCACCGGCATCTGGTTGTTCGCCGACGGCCGTCAGGCCGCAGGCATGATGCTGCAGGTTCTTCCCAGTCAACACGCTGAAAACGATGCGTTTGAACATCTAATGCAACTGACAGCCACCATCACCGCCGATGAACTCTATCAGTTATCAGCCCGCGAAGTGTTGCACCGTTTGTATCACCAGGAAGATCTGCGGCTGTTTGATCCTATTGATGTGAGTTTCCGCTGTACCTGTTCTCGTGAACGTTGTGCCGGTGCTATCCGTACCATCGACAAAGCCGAAATCGATAGCATTATTGCAGAACGTGGCGCCGTTGATATGGACTGCGAATATTGCAACAGTCATTATCATTTTGATGCGATCGACATCGAAGCGATTTTCAAAATCAGTAGCGCACCTGAAAGACAACAATAA
- the gspE gene encoding type II secretion system ATPase GspE, producing the protein MSEIETQTEELTQLSSDLGLVAESESDEMFHSESSERLPFAFAHRYGLVLSKDGEQLVLYYTTRAPMSALLEARRYAGSELPLVKVDEATFEARLTQTYQSNSSEAQQLMEDIGNEMDLFTLAEELPQTEDLLEGDDDAPIIRLINALLSEAIKEEASDIHIETYEKQLVVRFRVDGVLREVLRPNRKLSSLLVSRIKVMARLDIAEKRVPQDGRISLRIGGRAVDVRVSTMPSSHGERVVLRLLDKNAGNLDLVQLGMTEDIRVVFEDLIRKPHGIILVTGPTGSGKSTTLYAGLTDINHKDINILTVEDPIEYEIDGIGQTQVNTKVDMTFARGLRAILRQDPDVVMIGEIRDLETAQIAVQASLTGHLVLSTLHTNTASGAITRLQDMGVEPFLVSSSLLGVLAQRLVRTLCDECKEPHLPSKQERELLGLSKKDETPIYRAKGCKACGFNGYKGRTGIHELLLVDDKIRELIHGGRGELAIEKYIREFTPSIRHDGMQKVLAGITTLEEVLRVTREE; encoded by the coding sequence ATGAGTGAGATTGAAACTCAGACAGAGGAATTGACCCAGCTCTCCAGTGACCTGGGATTGGTGGCCGAGTCCGAAAGTGATGAGATGTTTCACTCCGAGAGCAGTGAACGGTTACCGTTTGCGTTTGCTCATCGCTACGGGCTGGTGCTAAGCAAAGACGGCGAACAGCTGGTGCTATACTACACCACTCGGGCGCCGATGTCTGCATTGCTGGAAGCTCGGCGTTATGCTGGCAGTGAGTTGCCGTTAGTGAAAGTTGACGAGGCAACGTTTGAAGCGCGCCTCACCCAGACTTATCAGAGCAACTCTTCCGAAGCGCAGCAACTGATGGAAGACATCGGTAATGAGATGGACCTGTTTACGCTGGCTGAAGAGTTACCGCAAACAGAAGATTTGTTGGAAGGTGACGATGATGCGCCAATCATCCGCCTGATCAACGCACTGTTATCCGAAGCCATTAAGGAAGAAGCGTCAGATATCCATATTGAAACCTATGAAAAGCAGCTGGTTGTGCGTTTCCGGGTTGATGGGGTGCTGCGCGAAGTATTGCGGCCCAACCGCAAGTTATCGTCATTGCTGGTATCGCGTATCAAGGTCATGGCACGGCTGGATATTGCCGAAAAACGTGTGCCTCAGGACGGTCGTATCTCGTTACGCATCGGTGGTCGGGCCGTGGATGTGCGTGTGTCTACTATGCCTTCCAGTCACGGCGAACGGGTGGTGTTACGTCTGCTGGATAAAAATGCCGGTAATCTGGATCTGGTGCAGTTGGGGATGACCGAAGATATCCGCGTGGTGTTTGAAGATCTCATCCGCAAACCGCACGGCATTATTTTGGTAACCGGTCCTACAGGTTCCGGTAAAAGTACCACCTTGTATGCCGGGTTAACCGATATTAATCATAAAGATATCAATATCCTGACGGTAGAAGACCCCATCGAATATGAAATTGATGGCATCGGTCAGACGCAGGTGAATACCAAAGTGGACATGACCTTTGCCCGTGGCTTGCGAGCAATTCTGCGTCAGGACCCAGATGTGGTGATGATTGGGGAAATCCGTGACCTCGAAACTGCCCAAATTGCGGTGCAGGCATCGTTAACCGGACATCTGGTGTTATCAACCCTGCATACCAATACCGCTTCCGGAGCTATTACCCGTCTGCAGGATATGGGCGTTGAACCTTTCCTGGTGTCTTCCAGTTTGTTGGGCGTACTGGCGCAGCGGCTGGTACGTACTTTATGTGATGAATGTAAAGAACCGCATCTGCCAAGCAAGCAGGAGCGGGAATTGCTCGGTTTATCCAAAAAAGACGAAACCCCTATTTATCGAGCCAAAGGTTGTAAGGCCTGCGGTTTCAATGGTTACAAAGGGCGTACCGGTATCCACGAGTTATTGTTGGTTGACGACAAGATTCGGGAGCTGATTCACGGTGGTCGTGGTGAGCTGGCCATTGAAAAATATATCCGCGAATTCACACCAAGTATCCGTCACGACGGTATGCAAAAAGTACTGGCCGGGATCACTACCCTGGAAGAAGTGCTGCGTGTGACCCGCGAGGAGTAA
- a CDS encoding Fur family transcriptional regulator — MTQTEQLLNRHRIKPTRQRLAVMDLLLNSNQRHFTAEQLYLQLQNQGDELGQATVYRVLNDFAKAGLLRRNQLTQGKAYYELADDQPHVHLVDVHQGDIVEMQDERLMMQLRGTVQQMGYEIVDMQLNVYVKATS, encoded by the coding sequence ATGACTCAAACCGAACAGTTGTTGAACCGACACCGGATTAAACCAACCCGTCAGCGTTTGGCGGTAATGGATTTACTCCTAAACAGCAACCAAAGACATTTCACGGCTGAGCAATTGTATCTGCAATTGCAAAATCAGGGTGACGAGTTGGGGCAGGCGACAGTGTATCGGGTGCTCAATGATTTTGCTAAAGCTGGTTTACTGCGTCGTAATCAGCTGACACAGGGAAAAGCTTATTACGAACTTGCTGATGACCAGCCACATGTACATCTGGTGGATGTTCATCAAGGTGACATTGTCGAAATGCAGGATGAAAGGCTGATGATGCAACTGCGCGGCACCGTGCAGCAAATGGGTTATGAGATTGTTGATATGCAGTTGAATGTTTATGTGAAGGCCACGTCCTGA
- the gspD gene encoding type II secretion system secretin GspD, with protein sequence MNKKRIRTKLIAGLVASVALFMQPCAWSEQYAANFKGTDIQEFINIVGKNLNKTIIVDPTVRGKINVRSYDMLNDQQYYQFFLNVLQVYGYAVVEMDNNVIKVVKDKDAKVSSIRLANDNAPGLGDEMVTRIVALYNTEAKQLAPLLRQLNDNAGGGNVVNYDPSNVIMITGRAAVVNKLVDIVKQVDKQGDVDTQVVQLKYASAGEIVRIIDNLYRSSANQAQMPGQAPKVVADERTNAVVVSGDKRSRERAVELISRLDAEQATTGNTKVRYLKYAKAKDLVEVLTGFAQKLQSKEGGAASSSPSAAGAAGARNNNITIMAHEETNSLVISAEPDQMRTLDSVIDQLDIRRAQVLVEAIIVELSENDSIGLGVQMGSLSGGLTQFNNVGSTISDIGAGIWSARTVSGSTTTTATSSGVVTTTTPDTYGDTTALASALSNVSGMAWAVVSGDFGALIQATAADTNSNVLATPSITTMDNQEASFIVGDEVPVITGSQSSQNGNSNPFTTVERKEVGVKLKVVPQINEGNSVKLTIEQEVSGVNGNTSVDVTFATRKLSTTVMADSGQIVVLGGLINKETQESVQKVPLLGDIPFLGQLFRSSNSKTVKKNLMVFIRPTIIREGVVMEGIAGRKYNYFRALQLEQQQRGVNLMPDAEVPVMDKLTPADQIPPEVNKLLEQYKSGKALNTDPSASDSHQDTKQDGSDHE encoded by the coding sequence ATGAATAAAAAACGGATTCGAACCAAGCTGATCGCGGGGTTAGTGGCATCGGTCGCCTTATTTATGCAACCTTGCGCTTGGTCAGAACAGTATGCGGCCAACTTCAAAGGCACAGATATTCAAGAGTTTATCAACATCGTTGGTAAAAACCTGAATAAAACCATCATTGTTGATCCGACCGTGCGCGGCAAAATCAATGTGCGCAGTTATGACATGCTCAATGATCAACAGTACTACCAGTTCTTCCTGAACGTGCTGCAAGTATACGGCTATGCAGTCGTCGAGATGGATAATAACGTCATCAAAGTGGTGAAGGATAAAGACGCCAAAGTCTCCTCCATCCGCTTGGCTAATGATAATGCTCCTGGTTTAGGGGATGAGATGGTGACCCGTATCGTCGCACTCTATAACACAGAAGCCAAACAGCTAGCCCCCTTGTTACGGCAGTTAAACGATAATGCGGGTGGCGGTAACGTAGTTAACTATGACCCGTCCAACGTCATCATGATCACCGGTCGTGCAGCCGTCGTGAATAAACTGGTTGATATTGTTAAGCAGGTCGATAAGCAGGGCGATGTTGATACTCAGGTGGTACAGCTGAAGTATGCTTCTGCAGGTGAAATTGTGCGTATCATTGATAACCTGTATCGCTCTTCGGCCAATCAGGCGCAGATGCCCGGACAGGCACCCAAAGTGGTTGCTGATGAGCGCACCAATGCCGTGGTTGTCAGTGGCGATAAGCGCAGCCGTGAACGTGCGGTAGAATTGATTTCCCGGTTGGATGCTGAGCAGGCAACCACCGGAAATACCAAAGTGCGTTATCTGAAATATGCGAAAGCCAAAGATTTGGTGGAAGTGCTGACCGGGTTTGCACAAAAGCTCCAGAGCAAAGAAGGCGGTGCGGCTAGCAGCAGTCCTTCTGCCGCAGGGGCAGCCGGGGCGCGCAACAACAATATTACGATCATGGCGCATGAAGAGACCAACTCACTGGTGATCAGTGCCGAACCGGATCAGATGCGCACATTGGATAGCGTCATTGATCAGCTCGATATCCGCAGAGCCCAGGTACTGGTAGAGGCGATTATTGTTGAATTGAGTGAAAACGACAGCATCGGTCTTGGGGTGCAGATGGGCTCTCTGTCTGGAGGTCTGACCCAGTTTAATAACGTCGGCTCCACCATTTCGGATATCGGCGCTGGTATCTGGAGTGCACGTACAGTGTCAGGCAGTACCACCACTACCGCGACCAGCAGTGGTGTCGTAACCACTACCACACCAGACACCTATGGTGACACCACCGCTCTGGCTTCTGCATTAAGTAATGTCTCAGGTATGGCTTGGGCCGTAGTTTCTGGTGATTTTGGTGCATTGATTCAGGCGACTGCTGCCGATACGAACTCCAATGTGTTGGCAACACCGTCAATTACCACCATGGATAACCAGGAAGCGTCGTTCATCGTCGGTGACGAAGTGCCGGTCATCACGGGTTCCCAGAGTTCTCAAAACGGCAATAGTAACCCTTTCACTACTGTAGAGCGTAAGGAAGTAGGGGTGAAGCTGAAAGTCGTGCCACAAATTAACGAAGGTAACTCAGTTAAACTGACGATTGAGCAGGAAGTCTCTGGTGTGAATGGTAACACCAGCGTTGACGTGACTTTTGCAACACGTAAGTTGTCGACCACCGTTATGGCTGACTCCGGTCAAATCGTGGTACTCGGTGGTCTGATCAACAAAGAAACTCAGGAAAGCGTGCAAAAAGTGCCATTGCTGGGAGATATTCCATTCCTTGGCCAGTTGTTCCGTTCTTCTAACAGCAAGACAGTTAAAAAGAATTTGATGGTATTTATCCGACCAACCATTATCCGTGAAGGCGTGGTGATGGAAGGGATTGCCGGTCGTAAGTACAACTATTTCCGGGCCTTGCAGTTGGAGCAGCAGCAACGTGGTGTGAACCTGATGCCAGATGCTGAAGTGCCGGTGATGGATAAGTTAACTCCCGCTGATCAGATCCCACCAGAAGTGAATAAACTTTTGGAACAGTATAAAAGTGGTAAAGCGTTAAATACTGATCCTTCAGCATCTGATAGCCACCAAGACACTAAACAAGACGGCAGTGACCATGAGTGA
- the gspC gene encoding type II secretion system protein GspC: MDSLDKIIAKVTAIPSKPASNAVFWLLLLLVLYLAAQITWKLIPVTTPPVAWKAAPMGQVQQQNIDLSAIKGLALFGKADATGAPVKATAPELITDAPKTSLSILLTGVVASTAQQRGLAVIESQGSQDTYSPGDKIKGTSASLKEVYADRIIITNAGRYETLMLDGLEFTTSSGDANEQLQQARSQPALKVDRRDANLGRDIQQSRDELIADPGKISDYLAISPVQQDGQMLGYRINPGKNPELFQKAGFKANDLAKAINGYDLTEMSQALDIMGQLSDLTDITVTVERDGQLVEIMFSLPQ; the protein is encoded by the coding sequence ATGGATTCTCTGGATAAGATTATCGCCAAGGTAACGGCTATTCCGTCAAAACCAGCCAGCAACGCTGTATTCTGGTTATTGTTACTGTTGGTGTTGTATCTGGCTGCGCAAATCACCTGGAAACTGATCCCCGTCACCACTCCGCCAGTGGCCTGGAAAGCGGCGCCGATGGGGCAGGTTCAGCAACAGAACATCGATTTGTCGGCCATTAAAGGGCTGGCATTGTTTGGCAAAGCCGACGCAACCGGCGCGCCAGTCAAAGCGACAGCGCCGGAACTGATCACCGATGCGCCAAAAACCTCATTGTCTATTCTTCTCACCGGCGTAGTCGCTTCGACTGCGCAGCAGCGTGGTCTGGCGGTTATTGAATCGCAAGGAAGTCAGGATACCTACAGTCCGGGGGATAAGATCAAGGGGACCTCGGCCTCGCTCAAAGAGGTCTATGCTGACCGTATCATCATCACCAACGCTGGCCGTTATGAAACCCTGATGTTAGATGGATTGGAATTCACTACATCCTCTGGTGATGCCAATGAGCAGCTGCAACAAGCCAGAAGCCAACCGGCGCTAAAAGTTGATCGTCGTGACGCAAATTTGGGACGGGATATTCAGCAATCGCGTGACGAGCTGATCGCTGATCCTGGCAAGATCAGTGACTATTTGGCGATCTCCCCGGTACAACAAGATGGCCAGATGTTGGGGTATCGCATTAATCCAGGCAAAAATCCGGAACTGTTCCAAAAGGCCGGATTCAAAGCAAATGACTTAGCGAAAGCCATTAACGGCTATGATTTAACAGAGATGTCTCAGGCGCTTGATATTATGGGCCAGTTGTCTGACCTGACGGATATCACCGTCACCGTAGAGCGGGATGGTCAGCTCGTCGAAATTATGTTCAGTTTGCCGCAGTAA
- the gspF gene encoding type II secretion system inner membrane protein GspF has product MAAFDYKALNSAGKQVKGVIEADTPRHARSQLREQKLMPLELTQVTEKESKVASAGWLSRRQRISVAELALITRQLATLIAAGLPVEEALKAVAQQCEKDRLSSMIMAVRSRVVEGYSLADSMAEFPHVFDDLYRAMVASGEKSGHLEVVLNRLADYTERRQQLKNKLTQAMIYPAVLTVVAIAVISILLTAVVPKVVAQFQHMGQELPATTRALISSSDFLKDYGLIVLGVIILLLVLFKRMLAKADFRMKYDSFLLRMPVVGKVSKGLNTARFARTLSILSASSVPLLEGMRIASEVMQNVRVREAVTEATARVREGTSLGAALTNTKLFPPMMLYMIASGEKSGELEQMLERAADNQDREFESNVNIALGIFEPALVVSMAVIVLFIVMAILQPILALNNMVSG; this is encoded by the coding sequence ATGGCGGCGTTTGACTATAAAGCCCTCAACAGTGCGGGTAAGCAAGTCAAAGGGGTGATCGAAGCAGATACCCCACGGCATGCTCGTAGCCAGTTGCGGGAACAAAAGCTCATGCCTCTTGAGCTGACGCAGGTCACGGAGAAAGAGTCAAAAGTAGCCAGTGCCGGATGGTTGAGTCGCCGGCAACGTATTTCGGTGGCGGAGCTGGCGTTAATTACTCGGCAGTTAGCTACTTTGATTGCTGCCGGTTTGCCGGTAGAAGAAGCGCTAAAAGCCGTGGCGCAACAGTGTGAAAAAGATCGGCTGTCGTCAATGATTATGGCCGTGCGTTCACGCGTGGTCGAAGGTTACTCACTGGCTGATTCTATGGCCGAATTTCCTCATGTGTTTGATGACCTCTACCGGGCGATGGTGGCATCTGGCGAAAAATCCGGGCATCTGGAAGTGGTGCTGAATCGTCTGGCCGATTACACCGAGCGTCGTCAACAGCTGAAGAACAAGCTGACTCAGGCCATGATCTATCCGGCAGTACTGACCGTAGTGGCAATTGCCGTCATCTCAATTCTGTTGACTGCTGTGGTACCGAAAGTGGTGGCGCAGTTCCAACACATGGGGCAGGAGCTCCCGGCGACTACCCGAGCTTTGATTAGCTCCTCAGATTTTTTGAAAGATTACGGACTGATAGTGCTCGGTGTAATCATTCTGTTGCTCGTGCTTTTTAAACGCATGCTCGCCAAAGCCGATTTCCGCATGAAATATGACAGCTTTTTACTGCGGATGCCGGTCGTGGGCAAAGTCAGTAAAGGGCTGAACACGGCGCGTTTTGCGCGGACACTCAGTATTCTCAGTGCCAGTTCGGTACCGTTGCTTGAAGGGATGCGCATTGCCAGTGAGGTGATGCAGAATGTGCGGGTGAGGGAAGCTGTAACTGAGGCCACGGCTCGGGTGCGCGAGGGCACCAGCTTAGGGGCCGCGTTAACCAATACCAAGCTGTTTCCACCGATGATGCTTTACATGATTGCATCCGGCGAAAAAAGTGGTGAATTGGAACAGATGTTAGAACGAGCTGCCGACAACCAGGATCGGGAATTTGAATCAAACGTTAATATCGCGCTGGGGATTTTTGAGCCGGCACTTGTCGTCAGTATGGCGGTGATAGTGTTGTTCATTGTGATGGCTATTCTGCAGCCGATTTTGGCGCTCAACAATATGGTCAGCGGCTAA
- the hslR gene encoding ribosome-associated heat shock protein Hsp15: protein MESHTEEAVRLDKWLWAARFYKTRALAKEMINSGKVHYNGQRAKSSKIAEIEAHIKLRQGYDEKEIVIKKISGVRQSAIIAQTLYEETAESISKRQANAEARRLNILLNPAPDSKPDKKQRRQLIRFKES from the coding sequence GTGGAAAGCCATACTGAAGAGGCTGTTCGGTTGGATAAGTGGCTGTGGGCTGCACGTTTTTACAAGACCCGCGCCTTGGCCAAAGAGATGATTAATAGTGGTAAAGTGCACTATAACGGTCAACGGGCCAAATCCAGTAAAATTGCCGAAATTGAGGCCCACATCAAATTACGTCAGGGATATGACGAAAAAGAGATCGTGATCAAAAAAATTTCTGGCGTCCGGCAGAGTGCGATCATTGCACAGACGTTATATGAGGAAACCGCTGAGAGTATCAGTAAACGGCAAGCAAATGCTGAAGCCAGGCGACTGAATATCCTGCTTAACCCGGCACCTGATAGCAAACCGGATAAAAAGCAGCGGCGTCAGCTTATCCGGTTTAAAGAATCCTGA